Proteins encoded within one genomic window of Dyadobacter chenhuakuii:
- a CDS encoding VCBS repeat-containing protein: protein MKRIKSWTPGMMLLAMSLGFVGCDKSADSDKPKDGTSQTPLFTLLPAEKTKIDFANTLTEGLNTNVLMYEYFYNGGGVAAGDLNGDGLDDIYFTGNMVPNKLYLNKGRMVFEDITALAGVGGRERPWKTGVTMADVNGDSKLDVYICYSGNVSPESLKGQLFINKGNDANGIPQFEESAEKYGLGAPSNSTQAAFFDFDKDGDMDLFLLNHNPKSLPILDEASTADLLKKDDPVTGVRFFRNDPKADGTPYFTDITKKTGIQSSPLTYGLGIGVADVNQDGWQDMYISNDYSVPDFLYINNKNGTFTDVLNASIGHTSHSSMGNDIADFNNDGLPDIFTLDMLPEDNRRQKLLAGLDNYELFDFNVKMGFNHQYMRNMLQLNQGQGGKTKLPVFSEVGQLSGVSNTDWSWASLFADYDNDGWKDIFITNGNLRDFTNMDFVKFMGDHLKRIEGQVKREDVLNMVYQMPSSNMKNYLFQNKKDLTFTNVADNWGLREISNSGGAAYADLDNDGDLDLIVNNINKPAFIYQNDGDKLLKNNYLKIKLEGEKANKLGIGAKVTIYSKGQKQYLEQMPTRGYQSSVSPVLHFGLGKESIDSLQIVWLSGKRESVLKPKVNALLTLNETNAKVAKPNAESASPLYNVVQSPIAYSGKASNTNDFKRQPLLINPISFSGPCLVKGDVNGDGLEDIYAGGGSGEAGKLYLQQKGGSFTSKPVAAFESDKQSDDTDAAFFDANGDGFQDLFVCSGGYAAFMPEDPLLQSRLYLNDGKGNFTKSAGALPKMITSTSCVRIADVNGDGKPDLFVGGRVIPGRYPETPKSYVLINDGSGKFSDKTASVSAELANIGLVTDAVWTDMNADKKPDLIVVGEWMPVTVYINVNGKLENKTTSYFDKQYSGWWNKILLTDLNGDGKEDLVIGNLGLNSQCKASDKEPVEMIYKDFDDNGSVDPIMSFYIQGKSYPYVTRDEMLDQMSIMRTRFQDYKGYADATTKEIFTADELAGAKELKANYLKTAYFERGANGKFTEKQLPFQSQISPVYTITAVDFDKDGNKDLLLCGNVSKARLRFGKYDANFGVLLKGNGKGQFAYIKQDKSGFNLKGDVRSVLPIGDKLLFGINQQEIKAYQIGKVN from the coding sequence TATCTTAACAAAGGCCGGATGGTTTTTGAAGATATTACTGCACTCGCGGGCGTAGGAGGCAGGGAGCGTCCGTGGAAAACGGGCGTTACCATGGCGGATGTAAATGGCGATAGCAAGCTGGATGTTTACATTTGTTATTCAGGGAACGTCTCGCCGGAAAGTCTTAAAGGGCAGCTTTTTATAAACAAAGGAAATGATGCAAACGGCATTCCGCAGTTTGAAGAATCGGCCGAGAAATATGGTTTGGGTGCGCCTAGTAACAGCACCCAAGCTGCCTTTTTCGATTTTGACAAAGATGGTGATATGGATCTGTTCTTGTTAAATCACAATCCCAAATCACTACCGATCCTGGATGAAGCCAGCACAGCCGATTTGCTAAAAAAGGATGATCCGGTTACAGGTGTGCGGTTTTTCAGGAATGACCCCAAAGCAGACGGAACACCTTACTTTACAGACATTACCAAGAAAACAGGCATACAAAGTTCGCCCCTTACTTACGGCCTGGGCATTGGAGTAGCCGATGTAAATCAGGACGGATGGCAGGATATGTATATTTCGAACGACTATTCGGTTCCCGATTTTTTATATATCAACAACAAAAACGGCACATTTACCGACGTGCTGAATGCATCCATCGGCCACACGTCCCATTCCTCCATGGGCAATGACATTGCAGACTTCAATAATGATGGTTTGCCCGACATTTTTACGCTCGATATGTTGCCTGAGGACAACCGCAGACAGAAGTTACTAGCTGGCCTGGATAATTATGAGTTGTTTGATTTCAATGTCAAGATGGGTTTTAATCACCAGTATATGCGCAATATGCTGCAACTCAACCAGGGGCAGGGCGGAAAAACCAAACTGCCTGTTTTCTCGGAAGTGGGGCAATTATCCGGGGTTTCCAACACCGACTGGAGCTGGGCATCGCTGTTTGCGGATTACGATAATGATGGCTGGAAAGACATTTTTATAACTAACGGTAACCTTCGTGATTTTACGAATATGGACTTTGTAAAGTTCATGGGCGATCATTTGAAGCGTATCGAAGGACAGGTGAAGCGCGAGGATGTGCTCAATATGGTGTATCAAATGCCGTCCTCCAATATGAAAAATTACCTTTTTCAAAACAAAAAAGACCTGACATTCACCAATGTTGCCGACAACTGGGGATTACGAGAAATTTCAAACAGCGGTGGCGCAGCTTATGCCGATCTGGACAATGACGGCGACCTGGACCTGATCGTCAACAACATTAACAAGCCCGCCTTCATCTATCAGAATGATGGTGATAAGCTTTTGAAAAACAACTATTTGAAGATTAAACTGGAAGGTGAGAAGGCCAATAAGCTGGGCATAGGAGCGAAGGTGACCATTTATAGCAAAGGCCAAAAACAATATCTCGAACAAATGCCCACACGCGGTTACCAGTCGAGCGTTTCGCCGGTTTTGCATTTTGGTTTGGGCAAAGAAAGCATTGATTCCCTGCAAATTGTATGGCTTAGCGGCAAGCGCGAAAGCGTGCTTAAACCTAAGGTGAATGCGCTTTTGACATTAAATGAAACAAATGCAAAAGTGGCCAAACCCAATGCGGAATCTGCCAGCCCGCTCTACAATGTTGTTCAGTCACCGATCGCATATAGCGGAAAGGCCAGTAATACGAATGATTTTAAACGACAGCCGTTGCTGATTAACCCGATTTCTTTTTCGGGCCCTTGCCTGGTCAAAGGTGATGTAAATGGTGACGGTTTGGAGGATATTTACGCAGGCGGAGGTTCGGGGGAAGCCGGAAAGCTCTATTTACAGCAAAAAGGCGGTTCTTTTACCAGCAAACCAGTGGCGGCTTTTGAATCAGACAAACAAAGTGACGACACGGATGCGGCGTTCTTCGACGCGAATGGCGATGGTTTTCAGGATTTGTTCGTTTGCAGTGGAGGTTATGCCGCCTTCATGCCCGAAGATCCGTTGCTGCAAAGCCGTTTATATTTAAATGATGGCAAAGGTAACTTTACCAAAAGCGCAGGCGCATTGCCCAAAATGATCACCAGCACAAGCTGTGTGCGCATTGCAGACGTTAACGGTGACGGGAAACCCGATCTTTTCGTGGGTGGTCGCGTGATCCCGGGCCGTTATCCCGAAACGCCAAAAAGTTACGTGCTGATCAATGACGGCTCAGGCAAATTTTCCGACAAGACAGCCAGCGTGTCTGCCGAGCTGGCAAACATTGGTTTGGTGACCGATGCGGTTTGGACAGATATGAATGCTGATAAAAAACCAGATCTGATCGTGGTAGGCGAATGGATGCCGGTAACGGTTTATATCAATGTCAATGGTAAACTTGAAAACAAAACGACCAGTTATTTTGATAAACAATACAGCGGCTGGTGGAACAAAATATTGCTCACCGACTTAAATGGCGATGGTAAGGAAGACCTGGTAATCGGAAATTTAGGTCTGAACAGCCAATGTAAAGCCAGTGACAAAGAACCCGTTGAAATGATTTACAAAGATTTTGACGACAACGGTTCCGTAGATCCGATCATGAGTTTTTACATTCAGGGCAAAAGCTATCCCTATGTAACGCGTGACGAAATGCTGGACCAAATGAGCATTATGCGGACGCGTTTTCAGGATTACAAAGGCTACGCTGATGCAACAACGAAAGAAATATTTACAGCGGACGAACTTGCGGGAGCAAAGGAATTGAAAGCCAATTACCTGAAAACCGCCTATTTCGAACGAGGCGCGAATGGCAAGTTCACCGAAAAGCAGCTTCCCTTCCAATCCCAGATTTCTCCCGTGTACACCATTACGGCTGTTGATTTTGACAAAGATGGGAACAAGGATTTGCTCCTTTGCGGCAATGTGAGCAAGGCTAGGCTGCGGTTTGGTAAGTATGACGCGAATTTCGGTGTTTTGTTAAAAGGAAATGGTAAAGGCCAGTTTGCTTACATTAAACAAGATAAGTCCGGCTTCAATTTAAAAGGAGATGTAAGAAGCGTGCTGCCGATTGGTGACAAGCTGTTGTTTGGAATAAATCAACAAGAAATTAAAGCATATCAAATTGGCAAAGTTAATTAA